The DNA window GTGTCGCCGCCATCGGCCGTGAAGATCTGGACCACGCCACCGGACGAGTTGCCATAAAGCGCGGAGAACGGGCCGCGCAGCACTTCGATCCGCTCGGCGGTCGCCAGATTGATCTGCGAGATCTGGCCCTGGCCATCCGGCAAGGTGCCGGGAATGCCATCGGTGTAGACCCGTACGCCACGCACACCGAAGGTGGAACGCGAGCCGAATCCGCGGATCGACAGCTGGGCATCCTGGGCATAGTTCTGGCGATCACGGTCCAGCACCCCGGGAATCCCGACCATGGTCTCGGACAAATTCACCCCAGGCTTGCCACTGGCCGCCGGCTGGACCTGGATCTCGCTGATCGAGGCCGGCATGTCGAAGGCCGGAATATCCATCCGCATCGCGGTGGCATGCACCGTGGCCAGCCGGGGCGCCGGCCTGGGCGTGGCACCATCACTATTCGTCTCGGCCGCCTGCAGGCTGCCGACCAGTCCGGTTGCTATCGATACAGCCAGCAGACGCCGACCCCATCCAGCCCTATGCTGCATAAAACACCTCGCAAGCGCGGAAGCGGCCTCTCCCGCCGCTGCCGCATTCCATCATGAGTGGGTGCAGGTCGAGGCAAGATTCAGAACTGGGCAGCCAGTGGCCTGATCGGCCATCTGATGCCCGATGGACACCAGCCCTGCCCCGACTGAGCCGACAGCAGGATGACAGCCTGCGCATCCGCCCCGCATGCCGGAGCGACCTGCCACCGGTTGAGTACCGGCATAGTGTAACGCCGATCAAGTACACGGTACGGTCCCTGGCTCGGCCTGCCGGAGAGTGGACGAGTTGATCGCATCGCGAACGATATTCCGCGGTAGCGCTTGCGATACCCTCGCACCCACCTCTTCATAGACTGAAGTCGACAGCCGTATCGCCATCATTTTCCCCTCGGCACGTGATCAGACCGATGGCTCGACCGCTGGATCCGAAGTGATGAAACAGCACGAATGACACCAGCCTCTGGCATCATGCCCTTGCCAGAAGATGGCGATGCCCGCCCCGATCCGCAGGCCCGACCTCACCCACTCATATCTTTGGCCGGTCCGGACACCAGCCCCGCACTCCGCCCGGCCGCCCCAAGTCTTGCTTCAGGAGTTCTTTGCCATGTCCATTGCGGCCGGTTCGACACTGATCGAAGTCACCACCACCGTGGCCAGCCAGATCCAGGCACGCGAACTGGCCAGTGTCTTGCTTCAGCACAGACTGGCTGCATGCGTGCAGGTGACGGCCGTCGAAAGCCATTACCGCTGGCAGGGCGAGCTGCAACAGGAACAGGAATACCAGTTGCGACTGAAGACCCGTCAAGACCGTTTCCAGTCCATCGCCCGCCTGCTGGCCGAACGGCATCCGTATGAACTGCCGCAGCTGCTGGCGACGGAGATCACCGGCAGCTCCGAGGCCTATGCGGCCTGGCTGCACCAGCAGCTCGAGGACTGAGCCCCGGACCGTCGGGCGACATCGGGAGCGCCGCCATCGCAGTCTCCCGACACGTTTTTCCGGCTCAGGCCGCCACGATCGCCGGCTGTCCGGCCAGAACCTCGATGATCGAAGCGGCCGCTTCGCGACCGTCATAAACCGCCCGCACCACCAGGTCGGCGCCACGGACATTGTCGCCGCCGGCAAAGATCCGGGCATGGCTGGTCTGCTGCGGCAGCCGCCCGAGACCGCCGGTCAGGATCCGTCCGGAGCGGTCCAGCTCCACGCCGTGGCTGGCCAGCCAATCCGGAGGACTGGGCAGGAAACCGAAAGACTGGATTACCACATCGGCCTCGATCTCGACTTCGCTGCCCTCGATATTGCGCGGCCGGGGTCGACCGTCGCCGGCATCGACCAGCTCGGTTTCCACCACCCGTACCGCCCGGACGCGGCCTTCGGCATCCCCGAGAATGCCCAGCGGCTGGCGCTGGAACAGGAACTGTACACCCTCTTCCTTGCTGTATTTCACTTCGCGCACCGAGCCGGGCATGCTGGCTTCGTCACGGCGATAGATACAGGTCACCGATTTTGCACCCAGACGGATAGCCGTCCTGTTGCAATCCATGCCTGTATCGCCCCCACCCAGCACCACTACCCGCTTGCCGCGCAGATCCAGCGCGCCGTCGCTGACTTCATCGCGCAGCAGTCGCTCGGTATTGGCGATCAGAAAGGGAAGGGCGTCGTGCACGCCCAGCCATTGGCGTCCGGCCAGCTGGCCATCGACATAGGTATAGGCACCGGTGCCGACAAAGACCGCATCGTAATCTTCCAGCAACTGGCCGAATTCGACGTCGCGGCCGATCTCCCGGTTCAGCAGGAACCGCACGCCCATGCCTTCCAGCACCTCGCGACGCGCCCGGACCACGGACTTGTCCAGCTTGAAGGGCGGAATGCCGAAGGTCAGCAGGCCGCCGATCTCGTGCTGACGATCATAGACATCCGCCGCCACGCCCGCGCGGCGCAAGCGGTCGGCGCAAGCCAGCCCCGCCGGTCCGGCGCCGATGATGGCCACCTTCCGACCGGTTTCCACCACGCCTGTCAGGTCCGGGCGCCAGCCCTGGCGCAAGGCCTCGTCGGTCACCCAGCGTTCGATGCTGCCGATGGTGACCGCGCCGAAATCGGTCTGCTCCAAGGTGCAGGCACCTTCGCACAGTCGGTCCTGCGGACAGACCCTGCCGCAGATTTCCGGCAGGGGATTGGTTTCATGCATCAGGCTGGCCGCTTCCATGATCCGGTTCTGCTGGACCAGCTTCAACCAGTTGGGAATGTAATTGTGGACCGGGCAGGCATGCTCGCAGTAAGGATTGCCGCAGTCGATGCAGCGCTCGGCCTGGGTAGCGCCCTGAGCCTGGGCGAAGTCACCCGATATCTCGCCATAGCCCAGCACCCGCACCGCCACCGGCAGCACCCGTGGCGCCTGTCGGCTGACTTGCATGAACTGGAAATTCTTGTCGCTCATCAGGCGGCACTCCTCAACTCGTCGGCCAAGGCCGCAAGGCTTGCCGCCTTGGGCTTGACCAGCCAGAACTTGTACTGCAGGCCGCGGAAGTCGCGCAGGACACGTGCGCCCCATTCGCTGCCGGTAAACTGCACATGCCGCTCGACCAGCCGGCGCAGGTGATGCATGTAATGTTCCATGCCCTCGGGCGAGATGCGCAGGATATCGACCAGTTCATGGTTGTAGCAGTCCACGAACTCACGCTGCTCATCCAGCACATAGGCGAAGCCGCCGGTCATGCCCGCGCCGAAGTTCAGACCGACCTTGCCCAGCACCGCCACCACGCCGCCGGTCATGTATTCGCAGCAATGGTCACCCGCCCCTTCGACCACCGCCAGCGCCCCCGAATTGCGGACCGCGAAGCGCTCGCCCGCGCACCCCGCGGCAAACAGTTCGCCTCCCGTGGCGCCATACAGGCAGGTGTTGCCGATGATCGCCGCCTGCTGGCTGGCAAACGGCGAATCCGCCGGCGGACGTACCGTGATGCGGCCACCGGCCATGCCCTTGCCGACACCGTCATTGGCTTCGCCGATCAGCTGGATATGCAGACCACCGGCATTGAAGGCCCCCAGACTCTGCCCCGCCGCGCCTTCCAGCTTCAGTACCAGCGGCGTAGCCTCCAGACCGCGATCACCATGCACCCGGGCAATATCGCCGGACAGGCGGGTGCCGATCGCCCGATCCGTGTTCTCGATCGGATAGTGCAGCTCCACCGCGCGCCCTTCGCGTACCGCCCGGGCCGCATCGGCCGAGATGCGGGTCGCCAGGGCCGCCGCATCGCGCATCGGATTGCGAGACAGGACGCAAGTCGCGTCCACCCTTGATCCCAGGCTGCGGCCATCCAGCAAGGGACCGAGGTCAAGCTTGTGCTGCACCGGAGTGGCCGCGACATCACGCTGGGCCAGCAGGTCGGCACGACCGATCAGCTCATGCAGGGAACGGGCGCCAAGCCGGGCCAGTTGCTCGCGCACATCCTGGGCGATAAAGCGGAAA is part of the Frateuria aurantia DSM 6220 genome and encodes:
- the cutA gene encoding divalent-cation tolerance protein CutA yields the protein MSIAAGSTLIEVTTTVASQIQARELASVLLQHRLAACVQVTAVESHYRWQGELQQEQEYQLRLKTRQDRFQSIARLLAERHPYELPQLLATEITGSSEAYAAWLHQQLED
- a CDS encoding FAD-dependent oxidoreductase; this translates as MSDKNFQFMQVSRQAPRVLPVAVRVLGYGEISGDFAQAQGATQAERCIDCGNPYCEHACPVHNYIPNWLKLVQQNRIMEAASLMHETNPLPEICGRVCPQDRLCEGACTLEQTDFGAVTIGSIERWVTDEALRQGWRPDLTGVVETGRKVAIIGAGPAGLACADRLRRAGVAADVYDRQHEIGGLLTFGIPPFKLDKSVVRARREVLEGMGVRFLLNREIGRDVEFGQLLEDYDAVFVGTGAYTYVDGQLAGRQWLGVHDALPFLIANTERLLRDEVSDGALDLRGKRVVVLGGGDTGMDCNRTAIRLGAKSVTCIYRRDEASMPGSVREVKYSKEEGVQFLFQRQPLGILGDAEGRVRAVRVVETELVDAGDGRPRPRNIEGSEVEIEADVVIQSFGFLPSPPDWLASHGVELDRSGRILTGGLGRLPQQTSHARIFAGGDNVRGADLVVRAVYDGREAAASIIEVLAGQPAIVAA